In Lotus japonicus ecotype B-129 chromosome 5, LjGifu_v1.2, one genomic interval encodes:
- the LOC130716575 gene encoding protein SODIUM POTASSIUM ROOT DEFECTIVE 2-like isoform X2 produces MKRIDMFCASQASTAICLSMDQASCSSSNTIQLGGRAIDRHNPIINDSRRSTSRAPCSSSQPPINPKSYQKSKIKNSSSNPNGQNKKNAAKVHDQKKKSTAEKLTDNVTNNTKSHSSKPIDSTLRRTWLKAPNESVTSLGSTRSLLSNTALLDGSSDYEPVLALNKGDTKKAQVVCEDEIHPASKSSSPSRPKSGSSDQVVVLRVSLHCKGCVGKVRKHLSRMQGVSSFNIDFAAKKVTVIGDVTPLSVLASISKVKSAQFWPTSASALGSGCAETKIQSSCR; encoded by the exons ATGAAACGCATAGACATGTTCTGTGCTTCACAAGCCTCAACAGCCATATGTCTTAGCATGGACCAAGCCTCCTGCTCCTCTTCCAACACCATTCAACTCGGAGGCCGAGCAATCGACCGCCACAACCCCATTATCAACGATTCAAGAAGAAGCACCTCTAGAGCCCCATGTTCTTCATCTCAGCCACCCATCAACCCAAAATCTTACCAAAAATCCAAGATAAAAAACTCTTCTTCAAACCCAAATGGCCAGAACAAGAAAAATGCAGCTAAAGTTcatgatcagaagaagaaaagcacAGCAGAAAAGCTCACTGACAATGTCACCAACAACACCAAAAGCCACTCTTCTAAGCCAATTGATAGTACCCTGAGAAGGACTTGGCTTAAGGCACCTAATGAGTCAGTCACTTCTCTTGGTTCAACTAGATCTTTGCTCAGTAACACTGCACTCTTAGATGGTTCTTCAGATTATGAGCCAGTTTTGGCATTAAACAAAGGTGATACTAAAAAGGCTCAAGTTGTTTGTGAAGATGAAATCCACCCTGCATCTAAATCCTCTAGCCCTTCTCGTCCAAAATCTGGTTCCTCAGACCAG GTTGTAGTGCTGAGAGTTTCTTTGCATTGCAAAGGCTGTGTAGGGAAGGTGAGGAAACACCTCTCCAGAATGCAAG GAGTTAGTTCCTTCAACATAGATTTTGCAGCAAAGAAAGTGACAGTAATTGGGGATGTGACTCCATTAAGTGTCTTGGCAAGCATATCAAAGGTGAAGAGTGCACAATTTTGGCCAACATCAGCCTCAGCTCTTGGATCTGGTTGCGCAGAAACCAAGATACAAAGTTCATGTAGATGA
- the LOC130716575 gene encoding protein SODIUM POTASSIUM ROOT DEFECTIVE 2-like isoform X1 has translation MKRIDMFCASQASTAICLSMDQASCSSSNTIQLGGRAIDRHNPIINDSRRSTSRAPCSSSQPPINPKSYQKSKIKNSSSNPNGQNKKNAAKVHDQKKKSTAEKLTDNVTNNTKSHSSKPIDSTLRRTWLKAPNESVTSLGSTRSLLSNTALLDGSSDYEPVLALNKGDTKKAQVVCEDEIHPASKSSSPSRPKSGSSDQQVVVLRVSLHCKGCVGKVRKHLSRMQGVSSFNIDFAAKKVTVIGDVTPLSVLASISKVKSAQFWPTSASALGSGCAETKIQSSCR, from the exons ATGAAACGCATAGACATGTTCTGTGCTTCACAAGCCTCAACAGCCATATGTCTTAGCATGGACCAAGCCTCCTGCTCCTCTTCCAACACCATTCAACTCGGAGGCCGAGCAATCGACCGCCACAACCCCATTATCAACGATTCAAGAAGAAGCACCTCTAGAGCCCCATGTTCTTCATCTCAGCCACCCATCAACCCAAAATCTTACCAAAAATCCAAGATAAAAAACTCTTCTTCAAACCCAAATGGCCAGAACAAGAAAAATGCAGCTAAAGTTcatgatcagaagaagaaaagcacAGCAGAAAAGCTCACTGACAATGTCACCAACAACACCAAAAGCCACTCTTCTAAGCCAATTGATAGTACCCTGAGAAGGACTTGGCTTAAGGCACCTAATGAGTCAGTCACTTCTCTTGGTTCAACTAGATCTTTGCTCAGTAACACTGCACTCTTAGATGGTTCTTCAGATTATGAGCCAGTTTTGGCATTAAACAAAGGTGATACTAAAAAGGCTCAAGTTGTTTGTGAAGATGAAATCCACCCTGCATCTAAATCCTCTAGCCCTTCTCGTCCAAAATCTGGTTCCTCAGACCAG CAGGTTGTAGTGCTGAGAGTTTCTTTGCATTGCAAAGGCTGTGTAGGGAAGGTGAGGAAACACCTCTCCAGAATGCAAG GAGTTAGTTCCTTCAACATAGATTTTGCAGCAAAGAAAGTGACAGTAATTGGGGATGTGACTCCATTAAGTGTCTTGGCAAGCATATCAAAGGTGAAGAGTGCACAATTTTGGCCAACATCAGCCTCAGCTCTTGGATCTGGTTGCGCAGAAACCAAGATACAAAGTTCATGTAGATGA